A DNA window from Cobetia marina contains the following coding sequences:
- a CDS encoding nucleotidyltransferase family protein, producing the protein MSETIILVMAAGQSRRFGSDKRQACLADGQTLLMATLSQVMPCEVDWRLLLREDDDPAALLGDDFAREHARRIWRAPQAGNGLGASLGDAFRQLSEDATLAHVQVAAVWLADMAQITPQTFHALHREASAEHVVRPVLTGEKGSPGHPVLFGRTLWRELAALEGGEGAREVILRHRDALREVVVSDAGILEDVDTPAMLAERRRSLPPPNV; encoded by the coding sequence ATGAGTGAGACGATCATTCTGGTGATGGCGGCCGGTCAGAGTCGCCGCTTTGGCAGTGACAAGCGTCAGGCTTGTCTGGCGGATGGCCAGACACTCCTGATGGCGACGCTTTCGCAGGTCATGCCCTGTGAGGTGGACTGGCGTCTGCTGCTGCGTGAGGACGATGATCCCGCCGCACTGCTGGGAGATGACTTCGCGCGTGAGCATGCCCGGCGAATCTGGCGTGCGCCGCAGGCGGGCAACGGCCTCGGCGCCAGTCTCGGCGATGCCTTCCGTCAGCTGAGTGAGGACGCCACCCTGGCGCATGTGCAGGTGGCGGCGGTATGGCTGGCGGACATGGCGCAGATCACGCCGCAGACCTTTCACGCCTTGCACCGTGAGGCGAGTGCGGAGCATGTGGTGCGGCCGGTGCTGACAGGCGAGAAGGGCAGCCCCGGGCATCCGGTGCTGTTCGGGCGGACGCTATGGCGTGAGCTGGCAGCGCTTGAGGGCGGTGAGGGTGCGCGGGAAGTGATCCTTCGACATCGTGATGCCTTGCGTGAGGTGGTCGTCAGCGATGCCGGCATTCTCGAGGATGTCGATACACCGGCGATGCTGGCGGAAAGGCGGCGAAGTCTCCCACCCCCAAATGTCTGA
- a CDS encoding MFS transporter produces the protein MQLNWKAAIALAALILAINTGARQAMGFMLPPMASELAWGMGSLSFALAIQNLVFGLAAPIASKLSDRFGTLSVFLVGSLCYAVGMGVTALWPTPTVWMLGAGVLAGIGIGATTFPLVLAAVTRVVPLQHRGIGLGIASAGGSFGQLVYSVATPMLVLIDWKIAMLALGASCLLLIPMALPLLRRPPAGSETQAEDVPSQGPLLQDRRFLALAGGFFVCGVHVAFIATHLPNFVVACGLPLNVAGNTLAIIGALNIAGTILFGAWGGRRHPPQLLMLIYLCRAALVMAMVVIPPSSMLLYAFGAIMGVLWLSTVPLTSQAVALYFGQKRQAFVFGMVLAAHQVGAFLGAWGGGVVYQLTGSYDLLWIASGIFGLLAALVHWPVRREPKRMVQPQLA, from the coding sequence ATGCAACTCAACTGGAAGGCGGCGATCGCGCTGGCAGCGCTGATACTCGCCATCAATACCGGCGCGCGCCAGGCGATGGGCTTCATGCTGCCACCGATGGCCAGCGAGCTTGCCTGGGGCATGGGCAGCCTGTCATTTGCCCTCGCCATCCAGAATCTGGTCTTCGGGCTGGCCGCGCCCATCGCCAGCAAGCTGTCGGATCGCTTCGGCACGCTCAGCGTCTTCCTGGTCGGCAGCCTGTGCTATGCGGTCGGCATGGGCGTCACCGCCCTCTGGCCGACTCCGACGGTGTGGATGCTGGGCGCCGGCGTGCTGGCCGGCATCGGTATCGGGGCGACCACCTTCCCGCTGGTGCTGGCCGCCGTCACGCGCGTGGTTCCCCTCCAGCATCGTGGCATCGGCCTGGGCATCGCCTCGGCCGGCGGCTCCTTCGGGCAGCTAGTCTACTCGGTCGCGACCCCGATGCTGGTGCTGATCGACTGGAAGATCGCCATGCTGGCGCTCGGCGCCAGCTGTCTGCTGCTGATTCCCATGGCCCTGCCCTTGCTGCGTCGCCCGCCGGCCGGCAGTGAAACACAGGCAGAGGATGTCCCGAGCCAGGGCCCGCTGCTGCAGGACCGGCGCTTTCTGGCGCTGGCCGGCGGCTTCTTCGTCTGCGGCGTGCACGTCGCCTTCATCGCCACCCACCTGCCCAATTTCGTGGTCGCCTGCGGTCTGCCCCTGAACGTGGCCGGCAACACGCTGGCGATCATCGGCGCGCTCAATATCGCCGGCACCATCCTGTTCGGTGCCTGGGGCGGCCGCCGTCACCCGCCGCAGCTGTTGATGCTGATCTATCTGTGCCGCGCCGCACTAGTGATGGCGATGGTGGTCATCCCGCCCAGCAGCATGCTGCTCTACGCCTTCGGCGCGATCATGGGCGTGCTGTGGCTGTCGACGGTGCCACTGACCAGCCAGGCCGTCGCGCTCTACTTCGGCCAGAAGCGTCAGGCCTTCGTGTTCGGCATGGTGCTGGCCGCGCATCAGGTCGGCGCCTTCCTGGGGGCCTGGGGCGGTGGTGTGGTCTATCAGCTGACCGGCAGCTACGACCTGCTGTGGATCGCCAGCGGCATCTTCGGTCTGCTGGCCGCGCTCGTGCACTGGCCGGTGCGCCGCGAGCCCAAGCGCATGGTGCAGCCACAACTGGCCTGA
- the astD gene encoding succinylglutamate-semialdehyde dehydrogenase — translation MTTTTPTPATLNVRQQLFIDGAWQAGEAESFTKTDPVSQARLWQGASATAEQVEQAVAAARQAFPTWARLGFEARLAVVERFRDQLEQHREALAICIASETGKPLWEARTEVGAMIGKIAISVKAYHERTGERAKDVAGTQAVLRHRPHGVMAVFGPYNFPGHLPNGHMVPALLAGNACVFKPSELTPATADLTLQCWEAAGLPAGVINLVQGAADVGQALSQSEGIDGLLFTGSAKVGKLLHRQFAGQVGKLLALELGGNNPLVVRDVQDETAAVLAIIQSAFASGGQRCTCARRLMVPQGEVGDRLIEALATALRELRVAGQFEQDAPFYGGLASVAAAEGLLKAQDDLEALGGNVLVRMQQLEEGTSLLSPALIDVTGLALEDEEFFGPLLKIHRYTDWDEAIALANDTRYGLSAGLIGGERADWDDFLLRIRAGIVNWNRQTTGASGDAPFGGIGDSGNHRPSAYYAADYVSYPVASMEAEALALPATLPAGIRL, via the coding sequence ATGACCACTACGACTCCGACTCCCGCCACACTCAACGTGCGTCAACAGCTCTTCATCGACGGCGCGTGGCAAGCGGGGGAGGCCGAATCCTTCACCAAGACCGACCCCGTCTCCCAGGCACGCCTGTGGCAGGGCGCCTCGGCCACTGCCGAGCAGGTCGAGCAGGCCGTCGCGGCAGCGCGTCAGGCATTCCCGACCTGGGCGCGTCTGGGCTTCGAGGCACGTCTGGCGGTGGTGGAGCGTTTCCGCGATCAGCTGGAGCAGCATCGTGAAGCGCTGGCGATCTGCATCGCCAGTGAAACCGGCAAGCCGCTGTGGGAAGCGCGTACCGAGGTCGGCGCGATGATCGGCAAGATCGCGATCTCGGTGAAGGCCTATCACGAGCGTACCGGCGAGCGCGCCAAGGATGTCGCGGGCACCCAGGCGGTCCTGCGCCACCGCCCGCATGGTGTGATGGCCGTCTTTGGCCCCTACAACTTCCCGGGGCACCTGCCCAACGGCCACATGGTACCGGCGCTGCTGGCGGGCAATGCCTGCGTGTTCAAGCCCTCCGAGCTGACTCCGGCCACCGCCGATCTCACCCTGCAATGCTGGGAGGCCGCGGGCCTGCCGGCCGGCGTGATCAATCTGGTGCAGGGCGCGGCGGACGTCGGTCAGGCCCTGTCCCAGTCCGAGGGCATCGATGGGCTGCTGTTCACCGGCAGTGCCAAGGTCGGCAAGCTGCTTCACCGTCAGTTCGCCGGTCAGGTCGGCAAGCTGCTGGCGCTGGAACTGGGCGGCAACAATCCGCTGGTGGTGCGTGATGTGCAGGATGAAACCGCCGCGGTGCTGGCGATCATCCAGTCGGCCTTCGCCTCGGGCGGTCAGCGCTGCACCTGTGCGCGCCGCCTGATGGTGCCGCAGGGCGAGGTCGGTGATCGTCTGATCGAGGCGCTGGCCACGGCGCTGCGCGAGTTGCGCGTGGCGGGGCAGTTCGAGCAGGACGCGCCCTTCTATGGCGGCTTGGCCAGTGTCGCGGCGGCCGAGGGCCTGCTCAAGGCGCAGGATGATCTCGAAGCGCTGGGCGGCAATGTCCTCGTGCGCATGCAGCAGCTTGAAGAGGGCACCAGTCTGCTCAGCCCGGCGCTGATCGATGTCACCGGCCTTGCGCTCGAGGACGAGGAATTCTTCGGTCCGCTGCTCAAGATCCATCGCTACACCGACTGGGACGAGGCCATCGCGCTGGCCAATGACACCCGCTACGGTCTCTCGGCCGGGCTGATCGGCGGTGAGCGTGCTGACTGGGACGACTTCCTGCTGCGCATTCGCGCCGGCATCGTCAACTGGAACCGCCAGACCACCGGCGCCTCCGGCGACGCGCCCTTCGGTGGCATCGGCGACAGCGGCAACCACCGTCCCAGCGCCTATTACGCGGCCGACTATGTCAGCTATCCGGTCGCCTCGATGGAAGCCGAGGCGCTGGCGCTGCCCGCGACCCTGCCGGCCGGTATCCGTCTGTAA
- a CDS encoding (2Fe-2S)-binding protein, with protein MANFTLNGKAVSLEVDPQTPLLWVLREHLGLTGTKFGCGIAQCGACTVHLNGTAARTCVLPVLAAEGGDIVTIEGLAENDDHPLQQAWVEEQVPQCGYCQSGQIMQAADFLKHTPNPTDEQVTAAMAGNLCRCMAYVRIHRAVKRAAAIASERDTAQVMGQQTEATAATAGVGTFDPRATADAVSHSAAEETSHGKV; from the coding sequence TTGGCCAACTTCACTCTGAACGGCAAGGCCGTCAGTCTCGAGGTCGATCCGCAAACCCCGTTGCTTTGGGTGCTGCGTGAACACCTGGGCCTGACCGGTACCAAGTTCGGTTGCGGAATCGCCCAGTGCGGCGCCTGCACCGTGCACCTGAACGGCACCGCGGCGCGCACCTGTGTCCTGCCGGTACTGGCCGCCGAGGGTGGTGACATCGTCACCATCGAGGGGCTGGCCGAGAACGATGACCACCCGCTACAGCAAGCCTGGGTCGAGGAGCAGGTGCCGCAGTGCGGTTACTGCCAGTCCGGCCAGATCATGCAGGCCGCTGACTTCCTCAAGCACACACCGAACCCCACCGATGAGCAGGTCACTGCCGCCATGGCGGGCAACCTGTGTCGTTGCATGGCGTACGTGCGTATCCATCGTGCGGTGAAGCGTGCCGCCGCGATCGCCAGTGAGCGCGACACGGCGCAGGTGATGGGCCAGCAGACCGAGGCCACCGCCGCGACTGCCGGTGTCGGCACATTCGATCCGCGTGCCACGGCAGATGCCGTGAGCCATTCTGCTGCCGAGGAGACATCTCATGGCAAGGTTTGA
- a CDS encoding XdhC family protein, with protein sequence MQHLDLEVICQAIDWLAPSDGTRPDSPIWLCTVLSTFGSSPREPGAWLVARADGQHRGSLSGGCVEEDFLARLAGGEFTASAQVIRYGEGGHQGAGIALPCGGLLDVLVERFTASEADIAHLKALREALEGQTPRLRQVMLAGDGARTLQQDSGLGERVEPLKGHEGEAYGYQLRVGPVARLLLAGLSPVAEACAAFAVSLGFEVIICEPREEVLADWDARKTSHTGVTLRRELPSRFIAAGGCHAATAVVALTHDPRIDDLAMIEAVRQPAFYIGVMGSQRTSQARAERLARSGGLSAEEIARIVMPIGLNLGSKTPAEIALAVMADIVRIRRGRARESL encoded by the coding sequence ATGCAACATCTTGATCTTGAAGTGATCTGTCAGGCGATCGACTGGCTGGCGCCGTCAGATGGCACGCGGCCTGACAGCCCGATCTGGCTGTGTACGGTGCTGTCCACCTTCGGCTCCTCACCGCGTGAGCCGGGCGCCTGGCTGGTGGCGCGTGCCGATGGCCAGCATCGTGGCTCGTTGTCCGGTGGCTGTGTCGAGGAGGACTTCCTGGCGCGCCTGGCGGGAGGCGAATTCACCGCGAGCGCCCAGGTGATCCGCTATGGCGAGGGCGGCCATCAGGGCGCGGGGATCGCCTTGCCGTGCGGTGGCTTGCTGGACGTGCTGGTCGAGCGCTTCACGGCCAGCGAGGCGGACATCGCGCATCTCAAGGCACTGCGCGAGGCACTCGAGGGTCAGACGCCGCGTCTGCGTCAGGTCATGCTGGCGGGGGATGGCGCGCGTACGCTTCAGCAGGACAGCGGGCTGGGGGAGCGGGTCGAGCCACTCAAGGGTCACGAGGGCGAGGCGTACGGCTATCAGCTCAGGGTCGGGCCGGTGGCGCGTCTTCTCTTGGCGGGACTCTCGCCGGTGGCGGAAGCCTGCGCGGCCTTCGCCGTCAGCCTCGGCTTCGAGGTGATCATCTGCGAGCCGCGTGAGGAAGTGCTGGCGGACTGGGATGCCCGCAAGACGTCGCACACCGGTGTCACCCTGCGTCGTGAGCTGCCCTCGCGCTTCATCGCGGCGGGGGGCTGTCATGCGGCCACCGCCGTGGTGGCGCTGACCCATGATCCACGTATTGATGATCTCGCGATGATCGAGGCGGTACGCCAGCCCGCCTTCTACATTGGCGTGATGGGCTCGCAGCGTACCTCTCAGGCGCGCGCCGAGCGGCTGGCGCGCAGTGGCGGGCTCAGCGCTGAGGAAATTGCGCGTATCGTGATGCCGATCGGGCTCAATCTGGGCAGCAAGACGCCGGCCGAGATCGCGCTGGCGGTCATGGCCGATATCGTGCGTATCCGGCGTGGGCGCGCTCGGGAAAGTCTGTGA
- a CDS encoding xanthine dehydrogenase family protein molybdopterin-binding subunit: MARFEDTLGRHQRAQAATRHPSSQHGITRRGFLIGSVAGSAMLAFGVSGAALASGADDGRSASETLSAGAFEPTMWYAIGTDGTITIHITKAEMGQHVATSLARLVIEELEADLASVEIVYVDSDPKWGYMITGGSWSVNHSYQPLSQAGAAGRIALIEAGARQMGVSVESCKARKGRVISGDQSLGYGEIVAAGLERSFTEDELAAIELKPASERRVLGTKGNALDVPAKTNGQAVYGIDYTLPAEVEARVGKTLHARPVLPPSRFGCKVTAVDDSEAQKVIGYRQTIELKDPSGMCQGWLAVIADNFSAAMRATDLLKVEWSKGDSYHVDEAAIQAEGQRLVSAPSRDNGSLMVDQGDPSALIEGAATTVESTFTTSSVLHFTLEPANALAYEEEGHWHVHCGNQQQSLLIPLVAKALDVEDGKITHHQLYLGGGFGRRLHGDYAVPAALAAKAVGRPVKMIFTRPDDSRFDCVRSPSVQRVRSGLDAEGRVVASEHAAAAGWPTAALMPSFLAEAVEGGGKLDSFSISGADHWYNVGTQRVWAQQNKVAHEAFVPGYLRSVAPGWTLWAVEQHIDELAQAAEQDPAEFRLSLLDAEGRNAGKAPVSTGGAERLRNVLTRVMEKSGWSERDSLPEDTGMGVALSFGQERSMPTWVACVARVKVDRATGEVKIEKLTSVVDAGTLAHPDGAMAQLEGSLLWGVSMALHEGTEYREGGPVAQNLGAYQPLRMHQVPQMDLEFVDSTEMPVGLGEPGTTVVAPAVANAIHHAVGVRLRDLPMRPAALKAALSEA; this comes from the coding sequence ATGGCAAGGTTTGAAGATACGCTGGGCCGGCATCAGCGCGCTCAGGCAGCCACTCGTCACCCCTCGAGCCAGCACGGCATCACGCGGCGTGGTTTTTTGATCGGCAGTGTCGCGGGTTCCGCGATGCTGGCGTTCGGGGTCTCCGGCGCAGCCCTGGCTAGCGGCGCCGATGACGGCCGCTCTGCCAGCGAGACGCTGTCCGCCGGCGCCTTCGAGCCGACCATGTGGTATGCCATCGGCACTGACGGCACCATCACCATCCATATCACCAAGGCCGAGATGGGACAGCACGTCGCCACCAGCCTGGCGCGTCTGGTCATCGAGGAGCTCGAGGCCGATCTGGCCTCCGTCGAGATCGTCTACGTCGACAGCGATCCCAAGTGGGGCTACATGATCACCGGCGGCAGCTGGTCGGTGAATCACAGCTACCAGCCGCTGTCGCAGGCGGGGGCTGCCGGGCGTATCGCGTTGATCGAAGCGGGCGCCAGACAGATGGGCGTGTCTGTCGAGAGCTGCAAGGCGCGCAAGGGCCGTGTCATCAGTGGCGATCAGTCACTGGGCTATGGCGAGATCGTCGCGGCAGGCCTTGAGCGCAGCTTCACGGAAGATGAGCTGGCGGCCATCGAGCTCAAGCCGGCCTCCGAGCGCCGCGTGCTCGGCACCAAGGGCAATGCGCTGGACGTGCCGGCCAAGACCAACGGTCAGGCGGTCTACGGCATCGATTACACCCTGCCTGCCGAGGTGGAAGCCCGTGTCGGCAAGACGCTGCATGCGCGCCCGGTGTTGCCGCCGAGTCGCTTCGGCTGCAAGGTCACGGCCGTGGATGACAGCGAAGCCCAGAAGGTCATCGGCTATCGCCAGACCATTGAGCTCAAGGATCCGTCCGGCATGTGTCAGGGGTGGCTTGCGGTCATCGCCGACAACTTCTCGGCGGCCATGCGTGCCACTGACCTGCTCAAGGTGGAATGGAGCAAGGGCGACAGCTATCACGTCGATGAGGCGGCGATCCAGGCAGAAGGCCAGCGACTGGTCAGCGCCCCGAGTCGTGACAATGGCTCGCTGATGGTGGATCAGGGTGACCCTTCCGCGCTGATCGAAGGTGCGGCGACCACGGTGGAGTCCACCTTCACCACCTCAAGCGTGCTGCACTTCACTCTGGAGCCGGCCAATGCACTGGCCTATGAGGAGGAGGGGCATTGGCATGTCCACTGCGGCAACCAGCAGCAGTCATTGCTGATTCCCCTCGTCGCCAAGGCGCTGGACGTCGAGGATGGCAAGATCACTCACCACCAGCTGTATCTGGGCGGTGGCTTCGGGCGTCGTCTCCACGGTGACTACGCCGTGCCGGCGGCACTGGCGGCCAAGGCCGTGGGGCGTCCGGTCAAGATGATCTTCACGCGCCCGGACGATAGCCGTTTCGATTGCGTGCGCTCGCCCTCGGTGCAGCGTGTGCGTTCCGGTCTGGATGCCGAGGGCCGTGTCGTGGCCTCCGAGCACGCCGCCGCGGCAGGCTGGCCGACTGCCGCGCTGATGCCGAGCTTCCTCGCCGAAGCCGTGGAAGGCGGTGGCAAGCTGGATTCCTTCTCCATCAGTGGCGCGGACCACTGGTACAACGTCGGCACCCAGCGTGTCTGGGCGCAGCAGAACAAGGTCGCTCATGAGGCCTTCGTGCCGGGGTATCTGCGCTCCGTCGCACCGGGCTGGACGCTATGGGCGGTCGAGCAGCACATCGATGAGCTGGCGCAGGCAGCCGAGCAGGATCCGGCTGAATTCCGCCTCTCGCTGCTGGACGCCGAAGGCCGCAATGCCGGCAAGGCGCCGGTCAGCACGGGCGGGGCGGAACGTCTGCGCAACGTGCTCACGCGCGTGATGGAGAAGTCCGGTTGGAGCGAGCGTGACAGCCTGCCGGAAGATACCGGCATGGGCGTGGCGCTGAGCTTCGGTCAGGAACGCAGCATGCCGACCTGGGTGGCCTGCGTGGCACGGGTCAAGGTCGATCGCGCCACTGGCGAGGTCAAGATCGAGAAGCTGACCAGTGTCGTCGATGCCGGTACCCTCGCACACCCGGATGGCGCCATGGCGCAGCTGGAGGGCTCGCTTTTGTGGGGCGTCTCGATGGCGCTGCACGAAGGCACCGAATACCGCGAGGGTGGCCCGGTGGCGCAGAATCTGGGCGCCTACCAGCCGCTGCGCATGCATCAGGTGCCGCAGATGGATCTCGAGTTCGTTGACAGTACCGAGATGCCGGTCGGTCTTGGCGAGCCGGGTACCACGGTGGTCGCACCGGCGGTGGCCAATGCCATCCATCACGCCGTAGGCGTTCGTCTGCGTGATCTGCCGATGCGCCCGGCGGCGCTCAAGGCCGCGCTCAGCGAGGCCTGA
- the astB gene encoding N-succinylarginine dihydrolase, which translates to MSDTPYQEINFDGLVGPTHNYAGLAHGNVASMRHGGLASNPREAALQGLDKMKSLADLGYAQGILLPQQRPDLGALRDLGFTGSNAQVLKAASEQAPQLLRAVCSASSMWTANAATVTPSRDSGDGRVHFTPANLQSSFHRYLEPATTGRILGAIFADDAHFAHHPALPATPAFSDEGAANHTRLCDGHGGPGVHLYVYGRQAFGGDGVEPRRYPARQTLEASQAVARQHGLSEDQVVFAQQHPEAIDAGVFHNDVIAVGNGPVLFYHELAFRDEEAVLNEIRAKLSTPLIPIRVPLEAVSLEDAVSSYLFNSQLLSNDDGSMTLVVPGECQENEAVWNALQNAILAGPNPIGEVLVKDVKQSMRNGGGPACLRLRVVLSDAERAALSGRVMMTDQLHGELGDWVKRHYRDSLTPADLADPQLAEETLAALDELTRLLKVGNVYAFQR; encoded by the coding sequence ATGTCCGATACTCCGTATCAAGAGATCAATTTCGATGGCCTGGTCGGCCCGACCCACAACTACGCCGGTCTGGCGCATGGCAACGTGGCCTCGATGCGTCACGGCGGGCTGGCCTCCAACCCGCGCGAAGCCGCGTTGCAGGGCCTCGACAAGATGAAGTCGCTGGCGGATCTGGGTTATGCACAGGGGATTCTGCTGCCGCAGCAGCGCCCGGACCTTGGCGCACTGCGTGATCTCGGCTTCACCGGCAGCAATGCCCAGGTGTTGAAGGCGGCCAGCGAGCAGGCACCGCAGCTTCTGCGCGCGGTGTGTTCCGCCTCCAGCATGTGGACGGCGAACGCCGCCACCGTCACGCCCTCGCGCGACAGCGGTGATGGCCGCGTGCACTTCACGCCGGCCAACCTGCAATCCAGTTTCCACCGCTACCTGGAGCCCGCGACCACCGGACGCATCCTCGGTGCCATCTTCGCCGACGATGCCCATTTCGCGCATCATCCTGCGCTGCCCGCGACGCCGGCCTTCTCCGATGAAGGTGCGGCCAATCATACGCGGCTGTGTGATGGCCACGGCGGGCCGGGCGTGCATCTCTACGTCTATGGCCGTCAGGCCTTCGGCGGTGACGGCGTCGAACCGCGTCGCTATCCGGCGCGTCAGACACTGGAAGCCAGTCAGGCCGTCGCGCGTCAGCATGGCCTGAGCGAGGATCAGGTGGTGTTCGCCCAGCAGCATCCGGAGGCCATCGATGCCGGTGTCTTCCACAACGATGTCATCGCGGTGGGCAATGGCCCGGTGCTGTTCTATCACGAGCTGGCCTTCCGCGATGAGGAGGCGGTGCTCAACGAAATTCGCGCGAAACTGTCCACACCGCTGATCCCGATCCGCGTGCCGCTGGAAGCCGTCAGCCTCGAGGATGCCGTCTCCTCCTACCTCTTCAACTCGCAGTTGCTCTCCAATGACGATGGCAGCATGACGCTGGTGGTGCCGGGCGAGTGTCAGGAGAACGAGGCGGTATGGAATGCGCTGCAGAATGCGATTCTGGCCGGCCCGAACCCGATCGGGGAAGTGCTGGTCAAGGACGTCAAGCAGAGCATGCGCAATGGCGGTGGCCCGGCCTGCCTGCGTCTGCGCGTGGTACTGAGTGACGCCGAGCGCGCCGCGCTGTCCGGGCGTGTGATGATGACGGATCAGCTGCACGGCGAGCTGGGTGACTGGGTCAAGCGTCACTATCGTGACAGCCTGACGCCGGCGGATCTCGCCGACCCGCAGCTGGCCGAGGAGACACTGGCGGCGCTGGATGAGCTGACGCGGCTGTTGAAGGTCGGCAATGTCTACGCCTTCCAGCGTTGA